The Deltaproteobacteria bacterium genome includes the window CCTGATATAATCGGAAAAATCCACGCTTGCCAGATCCCTGGCCTGGTACAGTTCTTCGTGGATCAGGGCCATTGTCTTCACCCTGTTCTGGCTCTCCTTGAAGATGCCTTTAACCTTCTCATCCCCGATATAGTGCGACTGGAGATTAAGCAGGCCGGAAATAACCTGCAGGTTATTCTTCACCCTGTGGTGAATCTCCTTCAGAAGGACATCCTTCTCGGCCAGGGAGTCTCTAATCCTGTCCTCGGCCAACTTGCGGTCCGTGATGTCCCTGAGGATGCCCAATACAGCCATGGAACCTGAGAACTCGAAGAGATGTGAATTGACCTCCACGGGTATTTCTGCACCACTCTTGGATACCAGGACCCTTTCGAAGACAGCGCTGCCCTCGGTCTGAAATCTCTTTTCTACCTCCACCCCGTCCGTTTCGGACTCCGGTTTTATGAAATCCCGGGGGGTCATTTTCAAAAGTTCCTCCCTGGTATAGCCGAGCATGGCGCTCATCTTGTGGTTGACTTCGAGAATTCTTCCAGGCCGCCCATCCTCCAACGATTCGTAGACCAAGAGGCCGTCGTTGGCTTTATTGAAGAGTACGCGGTATTTAATCTCACTGTCCTTGAGCGCTGTCTCCATCCGTTTCCGGTCGGTGATATCCTCGAGAACGCTCAATGTGTGGGACACCTTCCCGTTGTCGTCAAAAAGGGGAAGAATGGTCTCCCTTAAGTATCGACCCGGCAGGGGTGAAACAATGTCATGGGGACCGAACCGCCGCCCTTCCTCTCTCACCCTGGTGATTCTCTCAATAATTTCCCGCTTGTTCGGTCCATCGGGCATGAATTCTTCCGGTGTCCTCCCCAGGACCTCCTCGGGGTCAAACCCCGTCACCGCCTGGTATGCGCTGCTCACCCTGACAGTATGCATATCCGGATCATGCAGGACGAAGGCCAAAGGAGACCCGTCCAGTATCTTCTCATCAATCTCCTGCAACTCCGCCAGTTTCCTTTGTGCCTCTGCCAGTTCCGTCACATCCCTGACAATGGCAAGGACCTCCCCATCACCGAAAAGGACCATGCGGGCCTCGTATTGACATGGGAGACCATCCACATGCAGCTCATATTGAAAATATTGGGGCACGCCCGTTGCCAGAGTCCGTCCAATATATTCCAGAACATTCCCCGATACATCGGGAGGGAGGACATCCTTTATGTTTTTTCCCAGGAATTCTTCGGGGGGCAGAAGAGGGCTAATCCCGGGTGCGGGTTTGAAATCCAGGAGCGTTCCATTCGCGTCGAAGACAAAAAACATGTCTGGAACGGCCTCAAGGAGAACACCGGCGCCACCATCGACCCGGCTGTCAAGGATCTTTCCCTTCCCCGCCCACCGGGGGAAAAGGATCGGCCTCAGCAAACCGATGATGAAGACACACCCGGCTCCGATGAGAATGCCGGCCAGCAAAGGCCCTGTCACCGGCGTCTCCTGATCCCTGGAATTGCAGGCCCCTTCAATTCAGTCATCAGCGTCCTAAATTTAAGGTTCATCACAATAATGCGTACCTTTATTATTTCGCTGTCATTGCGAGCCCGAGTGAAACCGTAGGCGTGGCAATCTCATGCGGAGCTGTAAAAGGTCGTTCCGGCGCCCTCCGGCCGCCACGGGATCGCTTCACCCGGATATGGTTCGCGATGACAAATAGTGGGGTATGGTCCTCATCCAGGTGGTCAGGACCCACAGGATTCTCCATGCCGGTGGGAATGACCATGGGAAAGCTCCTCATCGGTGGAATTGCGAACACCCACGATCTTCACCTGAAAATTCAGTGTCTCTCCGGCCATGGGGTGGTTACTGTCTATGGTTATCTTTTCGCCCTCTACGGCGGTTATCGTTACGATAATAAGACCATCGTCTGTCGGCACCTGGAA containing:
- a CDS encoding PAS domain S-box protein, with product MTGPLLAGILIGAGCVFIIGLLRPILFPRWAGKGKILDSRVDGGAGVLLEAVPDMFFVFDANGTLLDFKPAPGISPLLPPEEFLGKNIKDVLPPDVSGNVLEYIGRTLATGVPQYFQYELHVDGLPCQYEARMVLFGDGEVLAIVRDVTELAEAQRKLAELQEIDEKILDGSPLAFVLHDPDMHTVRVSSAYQAVTGFDPEEVLGRTPEEFMPDGPNKREIIERITRVREEGRRFGPHDIVSPLPGRYLRETILPLFDDNGKVSHTLSVLEDITDRKRMETALKDSEIKYRVLFNKANDGLLVYESLEDGRPGRILEVNHKMSAMLGYTREELLKMTPRDFIKPESETDGVEVEKRFQTEGSAVFERVLVSKSGAEIPVEVNSHLFEFSGSMAVLGILRDITDRKLAEDRIRDSLAEKDVLLKEIHHRVKNNLQVISGLLNLQSHYIGDEKVKGIFKESQNRVKTMALIHEELYQARDLASVDFSDYIRSLVKNLFASYSIDPDALSLELDLEDVNMVVDTAIPCGLILNELVSNSLKHAFPDGRRGKMKVRFVSNGEKSYTLSVADDGAGFPKDLDITRTKSLGMQLVNILVEQLGGTMELDRRGGTRFTVSFKEYREAGINLT